A region of Theileria annulata chromosome 2, complete sequence, *** SEQUENCING IN PROGRESS *** DNA encodes the following proteins:
- a CDS encoding inorganic pyrophosphatase, putative gives MTESSAHSQKHVFDVKAQYLGEPGTKSFKVEFVDSTGKKVSPWHDLPLFPCEGQVTMVVEIPRNTRPKMEVATQLEHNPIVQDLFSDGSLRDLDCPMYWNYGAIPRTWEAPVPYEHHYKDDNGEDRLMSLVGDNDPLDVVDVGKRTLKVGDVVAMKPVGGLALIDQKEIDWKILAVSQEDEHFSDINELEDVDKFYPGTTTGILEFFRWYKTPRGKPLNEFLPNKTFISKKEAMEVIHQTSEHYKQLLKGTIKHDLWTH, from the exons ATGACAGAATCTTCGGCTCACTCCCAAAAAC ATGTGTTCGATGTAAAGGCTCAATATTTGGGCGAACCAGGAACCAAATCCTTCAAGGTAGAATTTGTAGACTCTACTGGAAAGAAAGTTTCTCCATGGCATGATTTGCCACTTTTCCCATGCGAAGGCCAAGTGACGATGGTGGTTGAGATTCCCCGTAACACTAGGCCGAAGATGGAAGTTGCAACTCAATTGGAGCATAATCCTATAGTTCAGGATTTGTTCTCAGATGGAAGCCTTCGTGACTTGGACTGCCCAATGTATTGGAACTACGGAGCTATTCCCCGTACCTGGGAGGCTCCAGTTCCCTACGAACACCACTACAAAGATGATAACGGTGAGGATAGATTAATGAGCCTTGTGGGTGATAATGACCCACTTGATGTGGTTGACGTTGGCAAGAGGACTCTTAAGGTTGGAGACGTCGTGGCAATGAAACCGGTTGGAGGACTCGCACTCATAGATCAGAAGGAAATTGACTGGAAAATCCTTGCAGTTTCCCAGGAGGACGAACATTTCTCAGATATAAACGAACTGGAGGATGTCGACAAGTTTTATCCCGGGACCACCACCGGAATCCTAGAGTTTTTCAGATGGTACAAAACCCCTAGAGGAAAACCTCTCAACGAGTTCCTCCCCAATAAAACCTTCATCTCTAAGAAAGAAGCCATGGAAGTGATACACCAAACCAGTGAACATTACAAGCAATTATTAAAGGGAACAATAAAACACGATTTATGGacacattaa
- a CDS encoding aaa family ATPase, putative encodes MNRLKNSFEASLIFVRRHLLYSSGDSNHWVVILSPQSMKELRILHDLPLVMSTEEGLRAFVRVHSSAEYGLEFSSISHPKSIITEELAKSLNLKFDVKTTVMFSQATDIYNASKLCLKFMESYDHRDNLWKFHTSSNDSCMEDNSVKSNPLDRKLGNFKSDSIFEEFSKKCNIKTNEANVSANMCNNVLNWYNITDNSKLYPPVEWYNSLMNKEFNQVVKSSLLGSVLFQNNIISLNLNGYLSRFFVYSINKSSNTTRNTVSIDSANRNIPLSVNNETEIEVIISEKAITGLKFDSEPSDSNDEKSNIISGMDEIIEMFKTHVIMPLLLDLDVGHPSGVLLYGPPGCGKTLLARRISTNYKKLFNLCSYKDKMSSNCTEMKVRLVQSTDLISEFMGKTERNITELFHSLREDSKTSKVLCFIDEIDVLCVNRESSGSDMQARRVLTTFLNNMDGVNAGNNKFVIVGMTNYLENIDNAMRRPGRFDLEIEVPVPNAKNRLQILKHLLNSVEHTITNEQLNQINDFCQAFVGADLKLLLTNSTHCKINRLNNSNNTSDDVSISDTVKAPENVDNQIDKSLTYEDMMNGLKVTRPSAMRELYVEVPEVRWDDIGGYEDLKSVIKQCVEYPRKFSNLYQKLQIQVPKGILLYGPPGMGYGCSKTLMAKAICTESHMNFISVRGPEIFDKYVGESERRLRRLFSKARLNSPCVIFFDEIDSICCDDSSSVSKRVLSTLLNELDGVSALKHVLVVAATNRPQDLNRSLLRPGRFDRLIYVPLPDFDARKAIFHLNLMKVKLDFDLEEAAESLAKLTEGYSGAEVVNICKQASLYLLNDIINSSPLKCLDEVIPLSYSYLEKALKNSKPMTSLELISFYEEYQNLTHF; translated from the exons ATGAATAGGCTTAAAAACTCGTTTGAAGCctctttaatttttgttcGAAGGCACTTGTTATACTCTTCTGGAGATTCTAACCACTGGGTGGTTATTTTATCGCCTCAGAGTATGAAGGAACTTCGGATACTTCACGATTTGCCCCTAGTAATGAGCACAGAGGAAGGCTTGAGGGCCTTTGTACGAGTACACAGCTCTGCAGAGTACGGCCTAGAATTCTCTTCTATTTCACACCCAAAATCCATAATTACCGAGGAGCTGGCTAAATCTTTAAATCTAAAGTTTGATGTGAAGACAACCGTCATGTTTTCACAGGCCACTGATATATATAACGCTTCAAAACTGTGTTTAAAGTTTATGGAATCTTATGATCATAGAGATAATCTTTGGAAGTTCCATACTAGTTCAAACGATAGTTGTATGGAAGATAATTCTGTGAAGAGTAACCCCTTGGATAGAAAACTCGGTAATTTTAAGAGTGATAGCAtatttgaagaatttagtaaaaagtgtaatataaaaacaaatgaAGCAAATGTATCTGCTAATATGTGTAATAATGTGTTAAATTGGTATAATATAACAGATAATTCAAAATTGTATCCCCCTGTAGAATGGTATAACTCATTAATGAATAAAGAGTTCAACCAGGTTGTAAAATCGAGTCTATTAGGTTCAGTTTTATTTCaaaataacataatttCCCTCAATTTAAACGGGTATTTGTCCAGATTTTTTGTTTACTCCATTAATAAATCGAGTAATACTACTCGTAATACTGTGAGCATCGACTCAGCTAATCGCAATATACCATTAAgtgtaaataatgaaaCTGAAATAGAAGTAATAATAAGTGAAAAAGCTATTACAGGACTTAAATTTGATAGTGAGCCAAGTGATAGTAATGATGAGAAAAGTAATATAATAAGTGGAATGGATGAAATCATTGAAATGTTTAAAACACACGTAATAATGCCATTACTTTTGGATTTAGATGTTGGACACCCTTCAGgagtattattatatggACCACCAG GATGTGGGAAGACGTTATTGGCACGTAGAATCTCcacaaattataaaaaattgtttaatttgTGCAGttataaagataaaatgAGCTCAAACTGTACTGAGATGAAGGTAAGATTGGTGCAATCAACTGACTTGATAAGTGAGTTTATGGGCAAAACTGAGCGCAATATAACTGAGCTATTCCATTCACTTAGAGAAGACTCAAAGACTAGCAAAGTACTTTGTTTCATTGATGAGATTGATGTCTTGTGCGTGAATAGAGAAAGTAGCGGTTCAGATATGCAGGCGAGACGAGTTCTGACCACGTTCCTGAACAATATGGACGGGGTTAACGCCGGCAACaacaaatttgttataGTAGGTATGACTAACTATTTGGAGAATATTGACAACGCAATGCGTCGTCCAGGAAGATTCGATCTCGAGATAGAAGTGCCAGTGCCGAACGCAAAAAACAGGCTTCAAATTCTAAAACATCTGCTCAACTCAGTTGAACACACAATAACCAACGAACAGTTGAACCAAATCAACGACTTTTGCCAAGCTTTTGTAGGTGCAGAccttaaattattgttgaCAAATTCTACGCACTGCAAGATTAATAGattaaataattccaaTAATACAAGTGATGATGTTAGTATTTCTGATACCGTTAAGGCGCCTGAAAACGTTGATAATCAAATTGATAAATCTTTAACGTATGAAGATATGATGAACGGATTGAAGGTAACACGTCCATCGGCTATGCGTGAGTTGTATGTCGAGGTTCCAGAAGTAAGGTGGGATGACATTGGCGGGTACGAGGACCTTAAGAGCGTTATTAAGCAGTGCGTCGAGTACCCGAGAAAGTTTTCAAACCTCTATCAGAAATTACAAATTCAAGTTCCCAAGGggattttattatatggACCACCAGGTATGGGTTACG GGTGTTCAAAGACGTTGATGGCTAAGGCGATTTGTACCGAGAGCCACATGAACTTTATTTCAGTTAGAGGACCTGAAATATTCGATAAATACGTAG GTGAAAGCGAAAGGAGGTTGAGAAGACTGTTTAGTAAGGCTCGTTTGAACAGTCCCTGTGTGATATTCTTTGACGAGATTGATTCAATATGTTGCGACGATTCAAGTTCTGTGAGCAAGAGAGTCTTGAGCACCCTGCTTAACGAACTCGATGGAGTTAGCGCTCTCAAACACGTTTTGGTAGTTGCCGCCACAAACCGACCTCAAGACCTCAACAGATCCTTGCTTAGACCTGGCCGGTTTGATCGTCTGATCTACGTTCCCCTGCCAGACTTTGATGCCCGAAAGGCCATATTTCACCTAAATCTTATGAAGGTCAAACTTGATTTTGATTTGGAAGAAGCCGCTGAAAGTCTGGCTAAACTAACCGAAGGTTATTCTGGAGCAGAAGTAGTAAACATCTGTAAACAAGCGtcattatatttacttAATGACATAATTAACTCAAGCCCACTGA AATGCCTGGACGAAGTTATTCCGTTGTCGTACAGCTACCTGGAGAAGGCGCTGAAGAATTCAAAACCAATGACATCGCTTGAGTTGATTTCATTCTACGAAGAATACCAAAATCTTACCCACTTTTAA
- a CDS encoding deoxyhypusine synthase, putative — MTENELNESIPKVALEAVLQANAQVTENMLPVSGIEYDGALAIDSMLEKFRVFGFQATNLGLAAEMVDRMFSWRLSDDPLQESDEGTPYADPEVRRKTKCTIWVSFTSNMISCGLREAFVFMAKHRLVDVFVTSGGGVEEDLIKCLGHTYIGKFNLDGADLRNKGWNRIGNLLLPNENYCAFEDWLQPILDEMHTEQIEKGTIWTPSSFIDLLGSKINDESSLYYWCHKNKIPVFCPGLTDGSIGDNLYFHTYRKSTPTTLYLDIVKDIRLINDFAVKCKKSGLIILGGGLPKHHVCNSNLMRNGADFAIYVSTAQEYDGSDSGANPDEAVSWGKIKPHTDPVKVHADASIVFPLIVAGVLTKHVNRQFE, encoded by the coding sequence ATGACAGAGAATGAGTTAAACGAGTCGATTCCCAAAGTAGCCTTGGAAGCAGTACTTCAAGCCAACGCTCAAGTGACGGAGAACATGTTGCCCGTGTCAGGGATCGAGTACGACGGAGCTTTGGCAATAGATTCCATGCTAGAGAAGTTTAGGGTGTTTGGATTCCAAGCAACCAATTTGGGACTTGCAGCAGAGATGGTAGACCGTATGTTTTCATGGAGATTGTCTGACGACCCGTTACAGGAGTCAGATGAAGGAACACCCTATGCTGATCCTGAAGTACGCCGTAAGACCAAGTGTACGATCTGGGTTTCGTTCACGTCGAACATGATTTCCTGCGGACTGAGAGAAGCGTTTGTGTTTATGGCTAAGCATCGCCTTGTTGATGTTTTCGTTACTAGCGGAGGTGGTGTGGAAGAGGACTTGATAAAGTGTCTGGGCCACACCTATATTGGCAAATTTAATCTGGACGGGGCGGACCTTAGGAACAAGGGCTGGAACCGAATTGGTAACCTTCTGCTCCCTAACGAAAATTACTGCGCATTTGAAGACTGGCTTCAGCCCATTTTGGATGAAATGCACACCGAGCAGATAGAAAAGGGTACGATCTGGACCCCTTCATCGTTTATTGACCTTCTCGGGAGTAAAATAAACGACGAGAGCTCGCTGTACTACTGGTGCCACAAGAACAAAATCCCAGTATTTTGCCCTGGACTCACAGACGGCTCTATTGGCGATAATCTTTACTTCCATACCTACCGCAAGTCCACTCCCACAACGCTTTACCTGGACATAGTTAAGGACATTAGGTTAATTAATGACTTTGCCGTAAAGTGTAAGAAATCGGGGCTCATAATCCTGGGTGGAGGTCTTCCAAAGCATCACGTATGTAACTCGAATCTCATGCGGAACGGCGCTGATTTCGCCATTTACGTCTCCACTGCCCAAGAATACGACGGCTCAGACTCGGGCGCGAACCCTGACGAGGCTGTTTCTTGGGGGAAAATCAAGCCTCACACTGACCCTGTCAAAGTCCACGCTGACGCCTCTATAGTTTTCCCGCTAATTGTCGCAGGTGTTTTGACCAAGCATGTTAATCGTCAGTTCGAATAA
- a CDS encoding glycylpeptide N-tetradecanoyltransferase 1, putative (all_bases.C.cand.171 - nmt1, PF01233 Myristoyl-CoA:protein N-myristoyltransferase, N-terminal domain, PF02799 Myristoyl-CoA:protein N-myristoyltransferase, C-terminal domain), with protein sequence MTEIPDTNTLNHDKDHLSSSKTGESEEDLSEKLTNVKLSVNNHSDPTPNSTTDSSSIRERILRKLSISHTSSYIPEHKFWDTQLVTKLTDVVNSNDYGPIDSNEDISKVKKNPIALPNGFEWVSLDINDEEDRNQVYKLLSENYVEDGDALFRFDYKPEFLIWALTVPNYNKEWQIGVQVSSCKTLIGYITAVPVNVNVIGNTLKLAEVNFLCIHKKFRSKRLAPVLIKEITRRVNLSGIWQAIYTAGIVIPKPIAKCRYWHRPLDIKRLISARFSGVGRRMTISRAIRIYKVNDIPNVEMRPMEQKDVLSVHKLLRKYLQKYKLYQEFDVHEVEHQFMPREDIIQTFVKTNEDEVTDMVSYYSLPSTVINNRKVHTIRAAYSFYNIATTMPFKSLMEHAIFFAKSQGYDVYNALDLMENSLVFKDLKFGMGDGDLHYYMFNYRVPDLKSTDVGMVLL encoded by the exons ATGACTGAGATTCCCGATACAAATACCCTAAATCATGATAAGGATCATCTCTCGAGTTCAAAAACCGGAGAATCCGAGGAAGATTTGTCTGAAAAACTTACCAATGTCAAGTTATCG GTGAATAACCACTCAGATCCCACTCCAAACTCAACCACCGATTCGTCTTCAATTAGAGAACGCATACTCAGAAAGTTGTCTATTTCCCATACAAGCTCATACATTCCTGAGCATAAATTTTGGGACACTCAACTTGTAACTAAGCTCACGGATGTTGTTAATTCTAAC GATTATGGCCCTATTGACTCTAATGAGGATATCTCGAAAGTTAAAAAG AACCCAATTGCACTCCCCAACGGATTTGAATGGGTTTCACTGGATATTaatgatgaagaagataGGAATCAA GTCTATAAATTGTTGAGTGAGAACTACGTAGAAGATGGAGATGCACTGTTTAGATTTGATTACAAACCTGAATTCTTAATTTGGGCCTTGACAGTACCAAATTACAATAAAGAATGGCAAATAGGTGTTCAAGTTTCATCCTGCAAAACA TTGATTGGATATATAACAGCAGTGCCAGTCAATGTTAATGTGATTGGTAACACCTTGAAACTGGCCGAGGTCAACTTTTTGTGCATTCACAAAAAATTCCGATCAAAAAGGCTTGCCCCAGTCCTCATTAAAGAAATCACCAGAAGAGTTAATCTTTCCGGAATCTGGCAAGCA ATATATACGGCTGGAATAGTAATACCAAAACCAATTGCCAAGTGTAGATACTGGCATCGACCTCTTGACATTAAAAGACTCATTTCT gCTCGTTTCTCAGGAGTTGGGAGAAGAATGACAATCAGTCGAGCTATTCGAATATATAAAGTCAACGATATCCCT AATGTTGAAATGAGACCCATGGAGCAAAAAGATGTGTTAAGTGTGCATAAGTTATTGAGAAAATACCTCCA aaaatataaactgTACCAAGAGTTTGATGTACATGAGGTTGAACACCAATTCATGCCCCGTGAAGACATAATTCAGACGTTCGTGAAGACAAATGAAG ACGAAGTGACTGACATGGTTAGCTACTACTCTCTCCCCTCAACAGTTATCAATAACCGTAAAGTCCACACCATCCGTGCGGCGTACTCATTCTACAACATCGCAACCACAATGCCTTTCAAATCCCTCATGGAACATGCAATCTTTTTCGCCAAATCCCAAGGATACGATGTTTACAATGCGCTGGATCTCATGGAAAATTCACTAGTGTTCAAA GACTTGAAATTCGGAATGGGCGATGGAGACCTTCACTATTACATGTTTAATTACCGAGTGCCAGAC CTTAAATCCACTGACGTTGGAATGGTTCTGTTATAG
- a CDS encoding actin ii, putative — protein sequence MSDETLALIIDTGSAVTKAGFAGSETPKIRFPTIVAIDGNQESDDPLVGNGVFEKLEKFNSNKSEELTNFDVFRPIQHGIVRNWALAESVWRHTFSNELKISQEEHPVLLTEPPLTPKLHRELCCQLFFESFGVPALYLATTSLLSMYGSSKTSGLVLDIGEGVAHSVLIHEGCIMPYAITRLDMGGFDLTSQIVKAVEPLRGNTAYDRRLAKDIKERCCRVSLDFDAELAEIDKDPDAHAKSFKLPDGTTVSLSRECITCPEILFKPELSSRSCPNLPEICYHSVRMCEPELHRTMFSNILLTGGSSMFDGFLERCEREISALVNKNVPVKVLSCSHQRDLSAWVGASIVANLQSFQQMWVTKEEYDEAGPTVIHRKCF from the exons atgtcTGATGAAACTCTGGCCTTGATCATTGACACTGGTTCAGCAGTCACCAAAGCCGGCTTTGCCGGCTCTGAGACCCCGAAGATTCGATTTCCAACTATTGTTGCAa TTGATGGAAATCAAGAATCTGATGATCCTTTGGTTGGGAACGGAGTTTTTGAAAAACTTGAGAAATTCAACTCAAACAAGTCCGAAGAATTGACCAATTTTGACGTATTCAGGCCAATTCAGCATGGAATCGTCAGGAATTG GGCATTAGCTGAAAGCGTATGGCGTCACACATTTAGCAATGAGTTGAAGATATCGCAGGAGGAGCATCCTGTGCTTCTTACGGAACCTCCTTTGACTCCGAAGTTGCATCGGGAGCTTTGTTGTCAGTTGTTTTTTGAGTCATTTGGAGTCCCAGCCCTATATCTGGCGACTACTTCATTATTATCTATGTACGGGTCTTCTAAGACTAGCGGGTTGGTGTTAGATATTGGGGAAGGTGTGGCACACTCGGTCCTTATTCATGAGGGCTGCATAATGCCCTATGCTATCACTCGGCTGGACATGGGTGGATTCGACTTAACTTCTCAAATTGTGAAGGCGGTTGAACCGCTCCGCGGGAACACTGCGTACGATCGCAGACTTGCGAAAGACATTAAGGAGCGGTGCTGCAGGGTTTCATTGGACTTTGATGCTGAGCTGGCAGAGATTGACAAGGACCCAGATGCACACGCAAAGAGCTTTAAACTCCCAGACGGCACTACTGTAAGCCTCTCTAGGGAGTGTATCACTTGCCCAGAGATCCTCTTCAAGCCTGAGCTTTCCTCCAGGAGTTGCCCAAATCTACCTGAGATTTGTTACCACTCTGTTCGCATGTGTGAACCTGAGCTTCACCGGACTATGTTCTCGAACATTCTGCTCACAGGCGGATCATCTATGTTTGATGGATTCCTCGAGCGTTGCGAGCGCGAAATCTCAGCTCTCGTGAACAAGAACGTGCCTGTCAAAGTCCTTTCCTGCTCCCACCAACGTGATCTCTCTGCCTGGGTAGGGGCTTCCATTGTCGCAAACCTCCAAAGCTTCCAGCAAATGTGGGTCACTAAAGAGGAGTACGATGAGGCCGGTCCAACAGTAATACATCGCAaatgtttttaa